The Deltaproteobacteria bacterium region AGTTCTCCCAAATAGCCTCATATTTCTTAATCCATCTTTGAAATATATCGGGCCAATTTTTTGGAACAAATCTATGTTCACCAACATAGCCTCGTACATGCTCAGTGCTTGGGTACTCGTTTACATGAAGCATACCAGTATCCTTTTTAGGATCAGCAATTAGGAGTGCTTCCATCGGTTCTTGCTTATAAACTCTTAATTCCAACGAATCTTTCTTCTTACTTAAACGAATGATATCTTTACAAAATGCAATTGATGTCGCATATTCCTTTCTTAGGCGTCCAGACTTTTCACCACCAATTCCTTCTTCTTTCTTTTCTCTTTGCTTGAATGCTTCTGATTCCATTTCAAGTAATAAAACTCGCACTTTCCCTTTACGAGCAGTAAAATGGATTAGATTCTCAAATGACTCATGAAAGACTCCCAATGCATTAATACCAAGGATCCAGATTTCCTCTTTGGCACTGTCTATAAGATCCTTCTCCTTTTGAATTAAAATTCTCGGGTCTATCATTTGTCCTTTGCCAATTAGATTTTGTAACTCCTTTTCTCTTTTTCTGGCTTCCAAATTTGTTTTAATATATGCGGAAATTCCCATTAAGCCAAATCCTATACCAGCAGCCATTGCTATCAAATCCCACATAATTTCAACTCCTCCTTATAACTATTTATCCTTCATAGCTTTTTCAAATGATTCAAAGTAATTTTCAGATTTATCAAAGAGCTTTATGAGTTCAGTCAAGTCGCTAACACTTAATATTCCCTTTCTCTGAAATTCTATTTTTTTGAAAATTCTGGAAACCCCAATGATATTTATTTTTTTATCTTTTGCAAAGTCAGAATCTTTCAAAGAATCTCCAACAAAGAGCACCTCATCAGGTTTCAATCGATAATGTTGAAGGACGAAATCAATCTGCTCACTTTTTCCAAAATCTGATTTTTTACCAAAGAGACCATCTACTAAATCATCAATTTTGTTTAACTGGGCGTATTTTGTAATAATCTCTTGTTTTGTACTACT contains the following coding sequences:
- a CDS encoding HAD hydrolase-like protein, whose amino-acid sequence is SSTKQEIITKYAQLNKIDDLVDGLFGKKSDFGKSEQIDFVLQHYRLKPDEVLFVGDSLKDSDFAKDKKINIIGVSRIFKKIEFQRKGILSVSDLTELIKLFDKSENYFESFEKAMKDK